One Stratiformator vulcanicus genomic window, AGACCATTTCCGATCTGCGTGATCACCCCGACTTGAAGTTCGGCTTTAATCACGAGTTCTTGCAACGATCAGACGGTTGGCCCGGTCTGCGTGATGCGTATCGTCTGCCGCAGCGCGATCCGATCGGCCTCGATCATCAGCTTTCCTATGTGGCATTAACGAGCGGCAAGATCGACGCGGTCGAGGTGTATTCGACTGATGCGAAAATCGCTCAGCTCGGGCTGACAGTCCTCGAAGACGACCGCAATTTCTTCCCCGATTACAGCGCCGTCCTCGTCTACCGCCAGGATTTGGCTGAGCGGGCCCCGGAGGTTCTGCGGAACATCCTGACATTGGAAGGGGCGATCTCTGAAGAGCAGATGCGCGGCATGAATTCAACTGCCGAACCGCCCGAGGGACGGGGCGAGCCGGAGTCGGTCATCGCGGTCGAGTTCGTGAACGAAAAGTTCGGTTTGTCCGCCGTCGCGACGACACGGAGTCTCGCCGAACGGATTTGGCTTCGTACGAAGCAGCATCTCCTGCTGGTTGGAATCTCGGCAATCATGGCGATTCTGACGGCGGTGCCATTGGGCATTGTGGCGACGAAGTTTCCCGCCGTCGGGCGAGTCATTCTGACCGTTGTGGGCTTGCTCCAAACGATTCCGTCGCTGGTCTTATTCGTTCTGGCCATTCCGATTTTTGACATCGGGATGACGCCGGCGATTGTCGCCCTGTTTCTATACAGCCTGTTGCCGATCGTGCGGAACACGCATTCGGGACTGATCGGTATTCCTCGCGGTGTGCGCGAGTCGGCCGAAGTCCTCGGTTTGCCGCCGCTGGCCCGGATGCGGCTCGTTGAATTGCCGCTGGCGGCACCGTCGATTCTCGCGGGAATCAAGACCGCGATTGTGATCAACGTCGGCACCGCGACGCTCGGCGGATTCATCGGCGCCGGAGGATACGGCGAGCCGATCTTCGCGGGATTGCGGAAACAGGACACGTGGCTGATGCTGGAAGGGGCGATCCCCGCCGCGGTGATGGCACTGGCGTTTCAAACCCTGTTCGACATTCTGGAGAGGGTCATCGTGTCTCCCGGACTGCGTCACGCGAGTTCGTCGCATTCTGAAAATTGATTCCAAGAAGTGAACGGAACGAATTACTTCATCCCGCGCCGCGTGGTCGCGCCTCCGCGTCGCGAAAACTCGTCGGATCAACATGGATCGTCGTCTCCCGCTGTTCGTCTTCGGCACGCTGCGCCGAGGTGAAAGCAA contains:
- a CDS encoding ABC transporter permease/substrate-binding protein, producing MAQEAAEPAPKITIGSKTFTESVILGEIVAAVAREAGAEVIHQRQLGGTEVVWNALKSGGVDLYPDYTGTLRVDLFDDLNLETDSELRAELNKLGLSMSEPLGFQNTYAIGMLKGRAAELGIETISDLRDHPDLKFGFNHEFLQRSDGWPGLRDAYRLPQRDPIGLDHQLSYVALTSGKIDAVEVYSTDAKIAQLGLTVLEDDRNFFPDYSAVLVYRQDLAERAPEVLRNILTLEGAISEEQMRGMNSTAEPPEGRGEPESVIAVEFVNEKFGLSAVATTRSLAERIWLRTKQHLLLVGISAIMAILTAVPLGIVATKFPAVGRVILTVVGLLQTIPSLVLFVLAIPIFDIGMTPAIVALFLYSLLPIVRNTHSGLIGIPRGVRESAEVLGLPPLARMRLVELPLAAPSILAGIKTAIVINVGTATLGGFIGAGGYGEPIFAGLRKQDTWLMLEGAIPAAVMALAFQTLFDILERVIVSPGLRHASSSHSEN